The Triticum aestivum cultivar Chinese Spring chromosome 3A, IWGSC CS RefSeq v2.1, whole genome shotgun sequence genome includes a region encoding these proteins:
- the LOC123059441 gene encoding uncharacterized protein, producing MMEAVGSGDATVQGSRFQDIGEGDRADPMTPPDLSPPIPSRLGKPTSSFSRLKGRWKSSTVTNYGMENEDVFVPLDPRLVWVKNHNVNRRKKRVPSSSDLKLLSLNRLKQQQACEDNRKVAVKDVSWWKKWVAVWMDVVSRKKWVACTGIFIMLMLVMAAIPHDEDYHDFADQRTLFLGIPNTLNVISTIPLFFVGLAGLILNHCKSYFRIWSQGDLYTLFATVIASGFGSCYYHLNPKNGTLFLHRLPMVTAFTFFEVIFVIENLDDWARPKSLASTSYWLWAAGLYILARLEEVADKRIYRWTLQIVSGHTLGHLCASMVPLFLILMLAKKTRPIELERRMAPVHHQLKLTFMVCLLVPKLICLWVPKIQVSVNICEVGILMWEFGARSVNQAKISDQRAVLETPIRAWEMVSRIHGLWGMDIYKNKVHQFLQGVRPDESFFGLWGTPGVGKTRLLSLIAASYADSFRHILFLDGGSSVIVMQHHLASFLKLDWEMMSSLQEHCRAKIITDILVQDSFLLLLDNVHDRPYPDLVAIGLPIPLGCHQKVVLTSRNQRMCERMGCPISNIVQMKCLGNEDAWRLFKYHAGVKITEADAEIYDYAKQMVSSCRGLPRAICAIGKGVARVTCGGKNLVAWQFAYKQSMGRNLHPEQMEELAFVLV from the exons ATGATGGAGGCCGTCGGCTCCGGTGACGCGACAGTGCAAGGCAGCcgatttcaagacatcggggagGGGGACAGAGCCGACCCCATGACGCCGCCAGATCTGTCCCCGCCGATCCCTTCACGGTTGGGGAAGCCCACCTCATCTTTCTCAAGGCTCAAAGGACGTTGGAAATCCTCCACG GTGACAAATTATGGTATGGAAAATGAAGACGTGTTTGTGCCACTTGATCCGCGACTAGTTTGGGTAAAAAACCACAATGTGAACAGAAGGAAGAAGCGGGTGCCGTCATCGTCTGATCTCAAACTACTTTCGCTCAATCGTCTTAAACAGCAGCAAGCTTGTGAGGATAACCGCAAGGTGGCTGTGAAGGATGTAAGTTGGTGGAAGAAGTGGGTGGCAGTGTGGATGGATGTGGTGAGTAGGAAGAAGTGGGTGGCATGTACAGGCATATTCATCATGCTCATGCTTGTCATGGCTGCCATCCCGCATGACGAGGACTACCATGACTTTGCCGACCAACGCACACTTTTCCTTG GGATCCCTAATACGCTGAATGTGATCTCAACAATCCCCCTCTTTTTTGTCGGTCTCGCCGGGCTCATCCTTAACCACTGCAAAAGCTATTTCAGGATATG GTCACAGGGGGATCTCTACACACTCTTTGCTACTGTCATTGCTTCTGGCTTTGGTTCATGCTATTACCATCTCAACCCAAAAAATGGCACCCTATTTTTACACAGATTGCCA ATGGTGACCGCTTTCACATTTTTTGAGGTCATTTTCgttattgaaaatttggatgattGGGCAAGACCAAAGTCCCTTGCATCAACAAGCTACTGGTTATGGGCAGCAG GATTGTACATCCTTGCTAGATTAGAAGAGGTTGCGGACAAACGAATTTATAGGTGGACTCTTCAGATTGTTAGTGGGCATACTCTTGGTCATTTATGTGCTTCGATGGTACCTCTTTTTTTGATTCTCATGTTAGCAAAAAAGACAAGGCCAATTGAACTAGAAAG ACGCATGGCTCCAGTGCATCATCAACTAAAGCTTACTTTCATGGTCTGCTTGTTGGTGCCCAAGTTGATCTGCCTCTGGGTGCCCAAGATACAG GTTAGTGTCAACATTTGCGAAGTCGGCATTTTGATGTGGGAGTTTGGTGCTCGTTCTGTTAATCAGGCAAAGATCTCTGACCAGCGAGCAGTGTTAGAAACCCCAATTCGTGCTTGGGAGATGGTGTCGCGAATTCATGGCCTTTGGGGGATGGACATTTACAAGAATAAGGTGCATCAGTTTTTACAGGGTGTGCGGCCGGATGAGTCTTTTTTTGGATTATGGGGCACGCCGGGTGTTGGCAAGACGCGACTTCTTTCACTCATTGCTGCTAGCTATGCCGATTCATTCCGTCACATATTATTTCTTGATGGTGGCAGTAGCGTGATAGTTATGCAACATCATCTTGCTTCTTTCTTGAAATTGGATTGGGAGATGATGTCGTCGTTACAGGAGCATTGCCGAGCTAAGATCATCACTGACATTCTAGTGCAAGACAGTTTTTTGCTTCTATTAGACAACGTGCATGATAGACCCTACCCAGACTTGGTAGCTATTGGTTTACCGATTCCTCTTGGGTGTCATCAGAAGGTTGTTCTTACATCGAGGAACCAGAGGATGTGTGAACGCATGGGATGCCCGATATCAAACATTGTGCAGATGAAGTGCCTCGGGAACGAAGATGCTTGGAGACTTTTCAAGTACCATGCGGGAGTCAAAATCACAGAAGCTGATGCTGAAATTTATGATTATGCAAAACAG ATGGTTTCTTCATGTCGTGGGTTACCTAGAGCCATATGTGCCATTGGCAAAGGTGTTGCTCGAGTGACTTGTGGTGGTAAGAATCTAGTTGCTTGGCAGTTCGCCTACAAGCAAAGCATGGGCAGAAATCTACATCCTGAGCAAATGGAAGAACTAGCGTTTGTTCTGGTTTAG